In a genomic window of Babylonia areolata isolate BAREFJ2019XMU chromosome 3, ASM4173473v1, whole genome shotgun sequence:
- the LOC143280068 gene encoding cis-aconitate decarboxylase-like isoform X2: MLRVSETFSRLFQPGHVYNCTAARRKSTTRDSALPTTAPTPANRNYVQAAVQPVNLPASSVTTWVSDLASGTSLSDLSPLTLTRSKRMVLDTLGVGILGYQTDITSTVTRCVHPSHPPPDTTRDTGDNPTSSGSTRRHGQATLWGSSGLTTTPSLAAYINGVSVHSMDFDDTWYPATHPSGPVLPAVLALAESMTGDYRPSLSDLLVAFNVGIQVQGLLLRCSDSAKAIPDRFHPPAVVGVMGSAAACARLLGGGPGTMRHALAIATSFAGAPMANAGTTTKPLHTGKAARLGLEAALLADHGLQGNADILDMPSGFGAFYPDYDPEGFLLAHGHHPDFILHSQDVAIKRFPAHLAMHWTIDAVMALRDKLPRSADLQQSPPIISPENVKVIRIRAPPSKYINRPLPSTPHEARHSFQFNACTALLDGAVTPHSFLHAARRRPQLHALLRKTVMETPDDNLPNFRDMYVEVEVTLKSGQVVAGRCDTPYGHWRRPLSQEHLEAKFLSNSSALPREAQQGLIVTVSAMDTSSNSTASSEDLLHMLKA, translated from the exons CGGTCAACCTGCCGGCCAGCAGTGTGACCACGTGGGTGTCTGACCTGGCCTCTGGCACCTCGCTGTCCGACCTCTCCCCCCTCACGCTGACCCGATCCAAGCGGATGGTGCTGGACACCCTGG GCGTGGGTATCCTTGGTTACCAGACCGACATCACCTCCACCGTCACCcgctgtgtccacccctcccatcctccccctgACACCACCAGAGACACGGGAGACAACCCCACCAGCAGTGGCAGCACAAGGAGACATGGGCAGGCCACCCTTTGGGGCTCTTCAG GGCTTACAACCACCCCGTCCCTGGCTGCATACATCAACGGAGTCAGCGTGCACTCCATGGACTTCGATGACACATGGTACCCGGCAACCCATCCCAGCGGCCCCGTACTTCCGGCCGTGCTGGCCCTGGCCGAGAGCATGACTGGGGATTACCGCCCTTCCCTGTCCGACCTGCTGGTGGCCTTCAACGTGGGTATCCAGGTTCAGGGGCTCCTGCTGCGCTGCTCTGACAGCGCCAAGGCCATTCCGGACAG GTTCCACCCGCCGGCAGTGGTGGGTGTGATGGGTAGTGCGGCAGCGTGTGCCCGCCTGCTGGGCGGTGGTCCGGGCACCATGCGACATGCCCTGGCCATCGCCACCTCCTTCGCCGGGGCACCCATGGCCAACGCGggcaccaccaccaaacccctgCACACCGGCAAGGCGGCCAG GTTGGGACTGGAGGCGGCTCTGCTGGCTGACCACGGGCTGCAGGGCAACGCGGACATCCTGGACATGCCCTCAGGGTTCGGGGCCTTCTACCCGGACTACGACCCCGAGGGATTCCTGCTGGCTCACGGGCACCACCCCGACTTCATCCTTCACTCCCAG GACGTGGCCATCAAGCGGTTCCCTGCTCACCTGGCCATGCACTGGACCATTGACGCCGTCATGGCGTTGCGAGACAAACTCCCCAGGTCAGCTGACCTCCAGCAGTCTCCGCCAATCATCAGCCCGGAGAATGTCAAGGTCATCCGCATCCGGGCTCCTCCCTCCAAG TACATCAACCGGCCCCTGCCCAGCACCCCCCACGAGGCCCGCCACTCCTTCCAGTTCAACGCCTGCACCGCCCTGCTGGACGGGGCGGTCACTCCACACTCCTTCCTCCACGCCGCCAGGCGGCGCCCCCAGCTGCACGCGCTCCTGCGGAAGACCGTCATGGAGACCCCGGATGACAACCTGCCCAACTTCCGGGACATGTACGTGGAGGTGGAG GTGACCCTGAAGAGCGGGCAGGTGGTGGCGGGCAGGTGCGACACGCCTTACGGGCACTGGCGTCGCCCACTGAGCCAGGAGCACCTAGAGGCCAAGTTCCTGAGCAACAGCTCAGCGCTGCCCCGAGAGGCTCAGCAGGGGCTCATCGTCACCGTCAGTGCCATggacaccagcagcaacagcaccgcCTCCTCGGAGGACCTCCTCCATATGCTGAAGGCCTAG
- the LOC143280068 gene encoding cis-aconitate decarboxylase-like isoform X1, with protein sequence MLRVSEKTFSRLFQPGHVYNCTAARRKSTTRDSALPTTAPTPANRNYVQAAVQPVNLPASSVTTWVSDLASGTSLSDLSPLTLTRSKRMVLDTLGVGILGYQTDITSTVTRCVHPSHPPPDTTRDTGDNPTSSGSTRRHGQATLWGSSGLTTTPSLAAYINGVSVHSMDFDDTWYPATHPSGPVLPAVLALAESMTGDYRPSLSDLLVAFNVGIQVQGLLLRCSDSAKAIPDRFHPPAVVGVMGSAAACARLLGGGPGTMRHALAIATSFAGAPMANAGTTTKPLHTGKAARLGLEAALLADHGLQGNADILDMPSGFGAFYPDYDPEGFLLAHGHHPDFILHSQDVAIKRFPAHLAMHWTIDAVMALRDKLPRSADLQQSPPIISPENVKVIRIRAPPSKYINRPLPSTPHEARHSFQFNACTALLDGAVTPHSFLHAARRRPQLHALLRKTVMETPDDNLPNFRDMYVEVEVTLKSGQVVAGRCDTPYGHWRRPLSQEHLEAKFLSNSSALPREAQQGLIVTVSAMDTSSNSTASSEDLLHMLKA encoded by the exons CGGTCAACCTGCCGGCCAGCAGTGTGACCACGTGGGTGTCTGACCTGGCCTCTGGCACCTCGCTGTCCGACCTCTCCCCCCTCACGCTGACCCGATCCAAGCGGATGGTGCTGGACACCCTGG GCGTGGGTATCCTTGGTTACCAGACCGACATCACCTCCACCGTCACCcgctgtgtccacccctcccatcctccccctgACACCACCAGAGACACGGGAGACAACCCCACCAGCAGTGGCAGCACAAGGAGACATGGGCAGGCCACCCTTTGGGGCTCTTCAG GGCTTACAACCACCCCGTCCCTGGCTGCATACATCAACGGAGTCAGCGTGCACTCCATGGACTTCGATGACACATGGTACCCGGCAACCCATCCCAGCGGCCCCGTACTTCCGGCCGTGCTGGCCCTGGCCGAGAGCATGACTGGGGATTACCGCCCTTCCCTGTCCGACCTGCTGGTGGCCTTCAACGTGGGTATCCAGGTTCAGGGGCTCCTGCTGCGCTGCTCTGACAGCGCCAAGGCCATTCCGGACAG GTTCCACCCGCCGGCAGTGGTGGGTGTGATGGGTAGTGCGGCAGCGTGTGCCCGCCTGCTGGGCGGTGGTCCGGGCACCATGCGACATGCCCTGGCCATCGCCACCTCCTTCGCCGGGGCACCCATGGCCAACGCGggcaccaccaccaaacccctgCACACCGGCAAGGCGGCCAG GTTGGGACTGGAGGCGGCTCTGCTGGCTGACCACGGGCTGCAGGGCAACGCGGACATCCTGGACATGCCCTCAGGGTTCGGGGCCTTCTACCCGGACTACGACCCCGAGGGATTCCTGCTGGCTCACGGGCACCACCCCGACTTCATCCTTCACTCCCAG GACGTGGCCATCAAGCGGTTCCCTGCTCACCTGGCCATGCACTGGACCATTGACGCCGTCATGGCGTTGCGAGACAAACTCCCCAGGTCAGCTGACCTCCAGCAGTCTCCGCCAATCATCAGCCCGGAGAATGTCAAGGTCATCCGCATCCGGGCTCCTCCCTCCAAG TACATCAACCGGCCCCTGCCCAGCACCCCCCACGAGGCCCGCCACTCCTTCCAGTTCAACGCCTGCACCGCCCTGCTGGACGGGGCGGTCACTCCACACTCCTTCCTCCACGCCGCCAGGCGGCGCCCCCAGCTGCACGCGCTCCTGCGGAAGACCGTCATGGAGACCCCGGATGACAACCTGCCCAACTTCCGGGACATGTACGTGGAGGTGGAG GTGACCCTGAAGAGCGGGCAGGTGGTGGCGGGCAGGTGCGACACGCCTTACGGGCACTGGCGTCGCCCACTGAGCCAGGAGCACCTAGAGGCCAAGTTCCTGAGCAACAGCTCAGCGCTGCCCCGAGAGGCTCAGCAGGGGCTCATCGTCACCGTCAGTGCCATggacaccagcagcaacagcaccgcCTCCTCGGAGGACCTCCTCCATATGCTGAAGGCCTAG